The following proteins come from a genomic window of Pseudomonas syringae:
- a CDS encoding DEAD/DEAH box helicase produces the protein MGLCGCTRGRPMTQEFGGFAAFELHPNILAAVIATGYEEPSAIQQQSIPIIMAGHDMIGQAQTGTGKTAAFALPILHRIDPSKREPQALILAPTRELALQVATAFETYAKQMPGVTVVAVYGGAPMGPQLKAIRNGAQIVVATPGRLCDHLRRDEKVLATVNHLVLDEADEMLKLGFMDDLEVIFKAMPETKQTVLFSATLPQSIRAIAERHLRDPKHVKIQTKTQTVTAIEQAHLLVHADQKTSAVLSLLEVEDFDALIMFVRTKQATLDLASALEAKGYKAAALNGDIAQNQRERVIESLKDGRLDIVVATDVAARGLDVPRITHVFNVDMPYDPESYVHRIGRTGRAGREGRALLLVTPRERRMLQVIERVTGQKVAEVRLPDAQAVLDARIKKLTNSLSPLVADAESTHGDLLDRLTADIGCSPRALAAALLRKATNGQALTLAAIERERPLVPNNAPRGDRPERSGSSDRGDRPERERRAPVPLAEGRARCRTALGARDGIAAKNLLGAILNEGGLAREAIGRIQVRDSFSLVELPEDGLERLLTKLKDTRVAGKQLKLRRYRED, from the coding sequence ATGGGTCTTTGCGGATGCACTAGAGGCAGACCCATGACCCAGGAATTCGGCGGCTTCGCCGCTTTTGAACTTCATCCAAATATCCTCGCAGCCGTTATCGCCACTGGCTACGAAGAGCCTTCGGCCATTCAGCAGCAGTCGATCCCGATCATCATGGCCGGCCACGACATGATCGGCCAGGCGCAAACCGGTACCGGTAAAACCGCCGCGTTCGCACTGCCTATCCTGCATCGGATCGACCCGAGCAAGCGCGAGCCGCAAGCACTGATCCTGGCCCCGACCCGCGAACTGGCACTTCAGGTTGCCACCGCGTTCGAGACCTACGCTAAACAAATGCCGGGCGTGACCGTTGTAGCGGTCTACGGCGGCGCGCCTATGGGCCCTCAGCTCAAGGCCATCCGCAATGGCGCACAGATCGTTGTCGCCACTCCGGGTCGTCTCTGCGACCACCTGCGTCGTGACGAGAAAGTCCTGGCGACCGTGAACCATCTGGTTCTCGACGAAGCGGACGAAATGCTCAAACTGGGCTTCATGGACGACCTCGAAGTCATCTTCAAGGCCATGCCGGAAACCAAGCAGACCGTATTGTTCTCGGCTACCTTGCCGCAGTCGATCCGTGCCATCGCCGAGCGCCATCTGCGTGATCCGAAGCACGTCAAGATCCAGACCAAGACCCAGACCGTTACCGCGATCGAGCAGGCTCACCTGCTGGTTCACGCTGACCAGAAGACCTCGGCTGTATTGAGCCTGCTGGAAGTTGAAGACTTCGACGCCCTGATCATGTTCGTCCGCACCAAGCAGGCGACCCTTGATCTGGCAAGCGCCCTTGAAGCCAAAGGCTACAAGGCTGCTGCACTGAACGGCGACATCGCCCAGAACCAGCGCGAGCGCGTTATCGAATCCCTCAAGGATGGCCGTCTGGACATCGTTGTGGCGACCGACGTTGCTGCCCGTGGTCTCGACGTTCCGCGTATCACCCACGTGTTCAACGTGGACATGCCTTACGATCCGGAATCCTACGTTCACCGTATCGGCCGTACCGGCCGTGCAGGTCGCGAAGGTCGTGCACTGCTGCTGGTCACTCCTCGCGAGCGCCGCATGCTGCAAGTGATCGAACGTGTCACCGGTCAGAAGGTTGCGGAAGTCCGCCTGCCGGATGCCCAGGCCGTTCTGGATGCGCGCATCAAGAAACTGACCAACAGCCTGTCGCCGCTGGTCGCTGATGCCGAATCGACTCATGGTGATCTGCTGGATCGTCTGACTGCCGACATCGGTTGCAGCCCTCGTGCCCTTGCTGCTGCACTGCTGCGCAAGGCTACCAACGGTCAGGCTCTGACCCTGGCAGCCATCGAGCGCGAGCGTCCACTGGTTCCGAACAACGCCCCTCGCGGTGATCGTCCAGAGCGCAGCGGTAGCAGCGACCGTGGTGATCGTCCTGAGCGTGAGCGTCGTGCGCCGGTTCCATTGGCCGAAGGCCGTGCTCGTTGCCGTACCGCGCTGGGTGCGCGTGACGGTATCGCTGCCAAGAACCTGCTGGGTGCCATCCTCAACGAAGGCGGCCTGGCCCGCGAAGCGATCGGCCGTATCCAGGTTCGTGACAGCTTCAGCCTGGTGGAGCTGCCGGAAGATGGTCTTGAGCGTCTGCTGACCAAGCTCAAGGACACCCGCGTTGCTGGCAAGCAGCTCAAGCTGCGTCGCTATCGCGAAGACTGA
- a CDS encoding DODA-type extradiol aromatic ring-opening family dioxygenase produces MFPSLFISHGSPMLALEPGESGPALTQLAASLPRPRAIVMVSAHWESHELIVNGNPQPETWHDFGGFPPELFAVQYPAPGLPELTRTVVELLAASDLPARIDSRRPFDHGVWVPLSLMYPQADIPVVQISLPSHQGPQLQTRVGRALAGLRAQGVLIIGSGSITHNLRDLDWNAGPESAEPWAAGFRDWMIDKLQHDDEAALHHYRSLAPHAMRAHPSDEHLLPLYFARGAGGAFSIAYQGFTMGALGMDIYRFG; encoded by the coding sequence ATGTTCCCCAGCCTCTTCATTTCCCACGGCTCCCCCATGCTGGCACTGGAGCCTGGCGAAAGTGGTCCTGCGTTAACCCAATTGGCTGCCAGCCTGCCCAGGCCTCGCGCAATCGTGATGGTCTCGGCGCATTGGGAAAGCCACGAGCTTATCGTCAACGGCAATCCTCAGCCGGAAACCTGGCATGACTTCGGCGGATTCCCGCCTGAGCTATTCGCTGTGCAATACCCTGCTCCAGGCTTGCCGGAACTGACCCGGACGGTAGTCGAACTGCTCGCTGCCAGCGACCTGCCTGCACGTATCGACAGCAGACGCCCTTTTGACCACGGCGTCTGGGTGCCGCTGTCGTTGATGTACCCGCAGGCCGATATCCCGGTGGTGCAGATTTCCCTGCCCAGCCACCAAGGGCCGCAACTGCAAACGCGGGTTGGCCGAGCGCTGGCTGGCTTGCGTGCGCAAGGCGTGTTGATTATCGGCTCCGGCAGCATCACCCATAACCTGCGCGACCTGGACTGGAACGCCGGACCGGAAAGCGCCGAGCCCTGGGCCGCCGGGTTTCGCGACTGGATGATCGACAAGCTGCAACACGACGATGAAGCCGCCCTGCACCACTACCGCAGCCTGGCCCCGCATGCCATGCGTGCACATCCGAGTGACGAGCATCTGCTACCGCTGTATTTCGCGCGCGGCGCAGGTGGCGCTTTCAGCATTGCCTATCAGGGATTCACCATGGGCGCACTGGGGATGGACATCTATCGATTCGGTTAA
- the htpX gene encoding protease HtpX, which produces MMRILLFLATNLAVVLIASITLSLFGFNGFMAANGVDLNLNQLLVFCAVFGFAGSLISLFISKWMAKMSTGTQIITQPRTRHEQWLLQTVEQLSRDAGIKMPEVGIFPAYEANAFATGWNKNDALVAVSQGLLERFSPDEVKAVLAHEIGHVANGDMVTLALVQGVVNTFVMFFARIIGNFVDKVIFKSENGQGIAYYITTIFAELVLGFLASAIVMWFSRKREFRADDAGARLAGTDAMIGALQRLRSEQGVPVNMPDSLTAFGISSGLKKGLAGLFMSHPPLEQRIEALRRRG; this is translated from the coding sequence ATGATGCGCATTTTGCTGTTTTTGGCCACTAACCTTGCGGTCGTGCTGATTGCCAGCATCACCCTGAGCCTCTTTGGCTTCAATGGGTTCATGGCGGCCAACGGGGTTGATCTGAACCTCAATCAGCTGCTGGTTTTCTGCGCTGTGTTCGGTTTCGCGGGCTCGCTGATTTCGCTGTTCATCTCCAAGTGGATGGCGAAAATGAGCACCGGCACTCAGATCATCACCCAGCCGCGTACTCGTCATGAGCAATGGCTGCTGCAGACCGTTGAACAACTGTCCCGTGACGCGGGCATCAAGATGCCGGAAGTCGGTATCTTCCCGGCCTATGAGGCCAATGCGTTTGCCACGGGCTGGAACAAGAACGATGCCCTGGTTGCGGTCAGCCAGGGCTTGCTGGAGCGCTTTTCGCCGGACGAGGTGAAAGCCGTACTGGCGCACGAGATCGGCCACGTTGCCAACGGTGACATGGTCACGCTGGCGCTGGTGCAGGGCGTGGTGAACACTTTTGTGATGTTCTTTGCCCGCATCATCGGCAATTTTGTCGACAAGGTGATCTTCAAGAGCGAGAACGGTCAGGGGATCGCCTACTACATCACGACCATTTTTGCCGAGCTGGTACTGGGCTTCCTGGCAAGCGCCATCGTCATGTGGTTTTCGCGCAAGCGTGAATTCCGCGCCGACGACGCCGGTGCCCGCCTGGCGGGCACCGATGCGATGATTGGCGCCCTGCAACGCCTGCGTTCCGAACAGGGCGTACCGGTGAACATGCCTGACAGCCTGACGGCGTTCGGTATCAGCTCCGGTCTCAAGAAGGGGCTTGCGGGCCTGTTCATGAGTCACCCGCCACTGGAACAACGCATCGAAGCGCTGCGCCGTCGCGGTTGA